From the Desulfovibrio sp. genome, the window CGCCAGCTCGGCCATACTGGCAGCTACATCCATGGCGAGATCCATCAGCGCGCCGGAAGAAGCCATGAATATGCTGGCAAGAAAGATGCGCGTCATGTTCAGATGCGGATAGCCGGAATAGAGCACGGTCTCCGCATAGGGGCGCACGGCCCCGTGCAGGTGGAACGGCCCTGCAAAAGCCAGGGCAAGCCCACAGGTGGCGGCAATGCCCAGCAGTGAGCCGAGCCAGGCAGCCAGCCCGCGCCGGTTCATGCCGCCTACAAGCAAGATGGTTGCAGCTGTTATGGCCGTGGTGACGCCCAGCCCCAGCAGGATGGGATCCACGTCGCGCAGCAGGGCCGGAACCAGCGCCTTCCAGATCATCAGGGCAGAAAATACAAAGGAGAGCAGCGCCTTGAGGCCTGTGGCCCCGGCGAAGGCCAGCAGCAACAGGGCAAAGATGCCAAAGGCCACGGCCTGCGTGTGCAGCCGATAGTGATCCTGCGCCACCACATCGGCCACCTTGCCATCCCGCAGGGTAAGCACCATCAGGGCTGTGTCGCCGGGGGCGAATACTTTATCCAGCTCCATCTTGCCCACCAGATCGTTGCCCGCCTGCCATGTCTGCCCGGCATAGGGGCCATCAATGCCCCGCAGGGTCACATATTGCGTACCCATGCGCACAATGCCGTACTGGTGCACCCGCTCGTTGTCCACGCTCAGCACCGTTGCACGGCAGCGCACCGCATTATCCGGCAGGCGGTTTTCAAAACCAGTGGGCAGCAGATACAGCGCAAGACAGGCCAGCCCCAACACCACACACAGCAGGGCATCGCGCCGGGTGGAGCGCAAGGGCATATGCCCTGCGGCGGCCCCAACCTGTGCCTTGGCCAGCGATTGAGCCTGTATTTGCGGATGCGCCTGATCTGCCCCGGTTACATCCGCCGAGCTGCCCGACAATTCGTTTTCTTCACTCTGCTGGGCCATGACGACTCCTGCGTTATACTCGAGTCTTTGCTTTTTTAGCCATAATAAACAGGCCGGACAGCAGGCATATAGCCCCGCCGCCCGGCCTGCAACACTACGCCAGTCTTGTGCCAAGACTTCGTTAGTTAGCGGCTGTCGCCAGGCTTATTGCCGGGCTGCCAGCAGTATTTACGGCAGGGCTGACAACGGCGGCGGATTTCTTCATCCCCATGATTTCAGCCATGCGGGCAAAGATATCCGTATTGTCGTAAAACCCGCCAAAGCGATCAGCGCCCACGCCCCCGGCAGAGGTCAGCACCGGAACGCCCGTATGGGAATACGTTGTCCAGGCAATGCCCGACTTCTGGTTAAGCAAATGGGTGAGGGTGACGGTGAACGGCTCATATTCGCCGTAGAGCAGGTAATCCTGATCCGAAATATTCTTGCTGTCGCCGCCCTTCATGCTGCGCTCAAAGGCCGCGCGCAGTTCGTCCACCTCGTAGGGTTTCAGCACCATGCCGGCGGCGTCGCCATCCTTGGGCAGGGCGGCGGCTTCCGCATCAGAAAGCACCACAAGACCAAAGTTTTCCTTCACCAGCGGCAGCACGTCTTCCAGCTTTGCCTGCGGATTGGCCTTGCGGAAGGCGTTGAATTTTTCGTCAAAGGCCACGTAGGATATCTTCTGGTTTTTCAGGCGGGTGTGGTACGAATCGTACTTGGTGCCCGCAAAACCGATGGACATGCCGCCGGTTTCGTGGTCGCCCGTAACAATGACCAGGGTGTCATCCGGATGGTTGCGCATGAACTGCATGGCCTCGGCCACGGCGGCGTCAAACGCCAGCACATCGGTAATGGAGCTTACGGCATCGTTGGCATGGCAGGCCCAGTCAACCTTGCCGCCTTCGATCATCATGAAAAAGCCTTTGGGATTATCCAGCAGTTCAAAGCCCTTGCGCGACATCTCGGCCAGCGAAACATCGTCCTTGGCGGCATCCATGGCGTAGGTCATGGCTGATTCGTCCTGAAGGCGCGGATTGACGAACACCACGCGTTCCTTGCCGGGTTTGAGCGAGCGAAAATCCTGCGCGCTGTTCACATAGTGGAACCCATTGGCGCGGATGGCGTCCAGCACGTTGCGCTTGTCGCCTTCCATCTTGGATTTTTTGCCCGCAGGATCAAGAAAACCGCCGCCAGCAAAATAATCCATGCGGCTCGCGGCCAGTTCAAGGCCAAT encodes:
- a CDS encoding YibE/F family protein, whose protein sequence is MAQQSEENELSGSSADVTGADQAHPQIQAQSLAKAQVGAAAGHMPLRSTRRDALLCVVLGLACLALYLLPTGFENRLPDNAVRCRATVLSVDNERVHQYGIVRMGTQYVTLRGIDGPYAGQTWQAGNDLVGKMELDKVFAPGDTALMVLTLRDGKVADVVAQDHYRLHTQAVAFGIFALLLLAFAGATGLKALLSFVFSALMIWKALVPALLRDVDPILLGLGVTTAITAATILLVGGMNRRGLAAWLGSLLGIAATCGLALAFAGPFHLHGAVRPYAETVLYSGYPHLNMTRIFLASIFMASSGALMDLAMDVAASMAELAAQNPGISRRAALASGLRVGRAVVGTMTTTLLLAYSGGYIATLMLFMAQGIPLENALNLPFVSAEIMNTLVGSIGLVTVAPFTALTGTWLLIRPRHANSVSVGA
- a CDS encoding alkaline phosphatase, which encodes MAQFRWHNAARAAFVLCVMLFGFMGVAHAGQAKYVILLIGDGMGMAQRNAAELYLAAQKGDTTPGIVKLNMSQLPVQGATTTYSIDSLITDSAAAGTAMACGVKTTNRGLGVDGKNVPVVSIAEMARDKGMKVGIVSTVSLDHATPGSFYAHQPSRKNYYEIGLELAASRMDYFAGGGFLDPAGKKSKMEGDKRNVLDAIRANGFHYVNSAQDFRSLKPGKERVVFVNPRLQDESAMTYAMDAAKDDVSLAEMSRKGFELLDNPKGFFMMIEGGKVDWACHANDAVSSITDVLAFDAAVAEAMQFMRNHPDDTLVIVTGDHETGGMSIGFAGTKYDSYHTRLKNQKISYVAFDEKFNAFRKANPQAKLEDVLPLVKENFGLVVLSDAEAAALPKDGDAAGMVLKPYEVDELRAAFERSMKGGDSKNISDQDYLLYGEYEPFTVTLTHLLNQKSGIAWTTYSHTGVPVLTSAGGVGADRFGGFYDNTDIFARMAEIMGMKKSAAVVSPAVNTAGSPAISLATAAN